A window from Pseudoliparis swirei isolate HS2019 ecotype Mariana Trench chromosome 17, NWPU_hadal_v1, whole genome shotgun sequence encodes these proteins:
- the sfr1 gene encoding swi5-dependent recombination DNA repair protein 1 homolog — MEVTPKADGSKSVCHSAESSPCEFKEEKHHQQLSASLKERLKRSRRSFTAPFSVAKRLCVDEKEAKKEGNGQQVSADSQETLIVLDVDVNRNEEKSGSERFPGPVPKPTHPPPSKDFTRQRDQLKKEVKDKMETLRRLKMVKMYRSKNDLTQLHTLIDKWRSCVQSALYELQSDVPGVEGRKAGLSELIDLFGLPDGILHFNRTEEDFT; from the exons ATGGAGGTCACACCCAAAGCAGACGGGTCTAAATCCGTGTGTCATTCAGCGGAGTCGAGCCCCTGTGAGTTCAAAGAGGAAAAG CATCACCAACAGCTGAGCGCCTCCCTGAAGGAGAGGCTGAAGAGATCGAGGCGCTCCTTCACCGCGCCCTTCTCTGTCGCCAAACGCCTTTGTGTTGATGAGAAGGAGGCGAAGAAAGAGGGGAATGGCCAACAAGTTTCTGCAGATTCCCAGGAGACGCTGATCGTGCTCGATGTAGACGTCAACAGAAATGAGGAGAAATCAGGGAGTGAAAGGTTTCCTGGACCCGTTCCCAAACCcacacatcctcctccttccaaaGACTTTACACGGCAACGAGACCAACTGAAGAAGGAGGTTAAAGACAAGATGGAGACTCTGCGCAGGCTTAAGATGGTTAAAATGTACAGGAGCAAG AATGATTTAACGCAGCTCCACACCTTGATCGACAAGTGGAGGAGTTGTGTTCAGTCTGCCCTGTACGAGCTCCAGTCGGACGTCCCCGGCGTAGAAGGACGAAAGGCCGGCCTGTCGGAGCTCATCGACCTCTTTGGTCTGCCTGACGGCATCCTTCACTTTAAccggacagaggaggacttcacctaa
- the cfap43 gene encoding cilia- and flagella-associated protein 43 isoform X2 — protein sequence MDGSLDVRWIRGITNKSIEFVDNNTVCYRCGKNICFLNLETKQQRMLQSPGRGVGALTADGKTGTVAFSEEKLSPSIFVYIFPELQLKNELKGAAQLDFTSLTFSSGGTYLGCCSSLPDHTITVWNWESAEPICTQPHAGQDVISLVFNPLNWLQLCALGNTSLTVWNIEKSASFYVLKPSVIELPATDGSFVGKLETYCHTVSDKMPYFDLEMPPSAICGLMGDMAESCVTKLCTKARLTPSAICWMPASMLYVGCAEGFLLLVDPESRSVSVILNPTTGDSIPELQHSNFQGLTLNQKSLITIGKESVVHCVQIKTTQINITQTWQLEGPVTTVKSSPDYETLLFSSDTGQMYVVDPTRSYEVVKLQEVLSGNFVAAASSHTGTNICVSVKDSGVLQLWSADGVCLGSLSLKAEVTSLACCPIAQYAAVGTASGNVLFVDLNGEGRPRLVHRVHLYHTPVDHLVFDQEGYYLLTGASDPYIYVLDAKPSKMFSVIGYTVVPGPILSLSTQCIRDSKQVKVLALCTGQELTVLSLPTGDLSGSDCVDRHGCLSTQILKVSTYQVPHPLESCVLGVGEVFAYCQRRKTLQRFELPQDTDGLPSQQVVQLKPEQEVRGHPLGPASLMLSPHQLWLASAGRDGLLLVRETAHMERFIEVHCHSHRLGGVRSVSFSADSQTLVTAGFKDGSLVCTDLRIKGANAGKVNEATKYSQSMKDFLKNIFYTENPVLIDSPEWGQGSPAGSEKSEVSGGADAVEVTEQDESYNSQLSAPPPPATWLESRREAIIKEDNEQYSETKKNLRKTIKEFRDNIQEMMRENENLPDIDRLEQQEFNLDVEEQSRLEATVEQEVARVRDEVEWEIVAKCYLSDVFRRECWESMKVKGKAIKAFHSEQQVNNYPLKERTDKEVEDLHRVQTIRSIEKAACTQSRLKKSSNTGVKEEEQEEEGHVAESAALTGSFSAVLGCSNPYLYDQFHLQTTEQRINQMILLQDVIHCIKTAFNADFEVVYKRKVQELQRLKDRNRHIQGIMLELGVEEKLWEPGLSTSEQPERLLTVDDSEIKAEKYLTPEQMEEEERKKLEEQKHLAAKGNNVRDRALDDMMDGVLEVKKENILKMEIPPPEFVLTKPGIQRSEEEKKVFAEYEKKAKDLSEEKEKYKKSMENEMKKQHTSTRDATARFDETLATLFEKKLKSEMAIYQEELKITYLAYSILAEDEMRNRELRFKLQLEKTLAYKDEIRDEVKRHEEELKLFQESYDNTVAEDKVLDKEFRKGFCDVRSQVVDHLYKLFKSRPRVQKMRTQTDNSSKQCKVQRPCGSLAPDALVKMLKAMVELDAPENTPEGASPQIWEKFCLVRRAKVESEHKVKVKDLTLAEMHAFLQKRRDEDSAAQQEIKNLSAGLESLHKEKNLFLSDIMVQILLKQGQVEVFTTDLTVDYTDSVLSDRIEVENLNTTIRTLGEQKIDIMVKCKDFRQGITQLLWEHKMMEMQIEDLNTKARDIQRLRLSEEQRDYLNNTDRDKPVFQQTSILEKTLIFQEKTHLQSVEQRAKRIEQLNRQAAEKAEKSAALERRLPELRVAAAERTHACEALDSETKLADDTEERYRVIVETKHLEELARAQGDELTSLWAEVERLRKRSFPSMDQLKYN from the exons ATGGACGGCAGTTTAGATGTCAG gtggatACGAGGTATTACAAACAAGAGCATCgagtttgttgacaataacaCAGTATGCTACAGATGTGGAAAGAACATCTGTTTCCTCAACCTGGAGACCAAACAGCAACGGATGCTCCAGAGTCCCGGAAGAGGAGTCGGTGCATTGACAGCCGACGGCAAAACTGGGACTGTTGCTTTCTCCGAGGAAAAGCTGTCCCCATCTATATTTGTGTACATTTTCCCTGAGTTACAGTTGAAGAATGAACTAAAAG GTGCAGCACAACTGGACTTCACATCTCTTACATTCAGTTCTGGTGGTACTTATCTGGGCTGTTGTTCATCCCTGCCAGATCACACCATAACAGTATG GAACTGGGAAAGCGCTGAGCCAATTTGTACACAACCCCACGCTGGGCAGGATGTCATTTCTTTGGTGTTCAACCCTCTGAATTGGCTCCAGCTCTGTGCTTTGGGCAACACGTCCCTCACTGTCTGGAATATTGAGAAGAGTGCCAGCTTTTATGTCCTGAAGCCAAG TGTGATCGAGCTTCCAGCAACTGATGGTTCCTTTGTTGGGAAATTGGAAACCTACTGTCATACTGTCAGCGACAAAATGCCCTATTTTGATCTTGAGATGCCTCCATCAGCCATCTGCGGGCTCATGGGAGACATGGCCGAAAGCTGTGTG ACTAAACTCTGCACCAAAGCCAGATTAACTCCGAGTGCCATCTGCTGGATGCCCGCATCCATGCTTTATGTGGGCTGTGCGGAAGGCTTTCTGCTCCTGGTGGACCCAGAGAGCCGCTCTGTCTCAGTCATCCTGAACCCcacaa CTGGCGATTCCATTCCCGAACTCCAACATAGCAACTTTCAAGGTTTAACCCTCAACCAGAAGAGTTTGATCACTATAGGAAAG GAGAGTGTGGTGCACTGTGTGCAAATCAAAACAACTCAGATCAACATCACACAAACGTGGCAATTAGAAGGACCTGTCACAACTGTGAAGTCCTCCCCTGACTATGAAACATTACTTTTTTCGTCTGATACA GGTCAAATGTATGTGGTGGACCCAACCCGGTCGTATGAAGTCGTGAAGCTCCAGGAAGTTCTCAGCGGCAACTTTGTGGCAGCAGCTTCGTCCCATACTGGCACGAACATCTGTGTG TCGGTGAAGGATTCTGGAGTACTGCAGCTGTGGTCTGCAGATGGCGTGTGTCTTGGTTCCCTGTCTCTTAAAGCTGAG GTGACCAGTCTGGCCTGTTGTCCTATTGCGCAATACGCAGCCGTTGGAACGGCTTCAGGAAACGTCCTCTTCGTTGACCTGAACGGGGAGGGGCGTCCTCGCCTGGTGCATCGGGTTCATCTCTACCACACGCCAGTGGATCACCTGGT TTTTGATCAAGAGGGGTACTACCTTCTCACAGGCGCCTCGGATCCATATATCTATGTACTAGATGCAAAGCCATCGAAGATGTTTTCAGTCATAGGATACACAG TTGTTCCCGGACCCATTTTGTCACTTTCCACTCAGTGCATTAGGGACAGTAAGCAGGTGAAAGTGCTTGCACTGTGCACTGGACAGGAGCTCACAGTGCTCTCTTTGCCTACCGGGGACTTATCAG GTTCAGATTGTGTAGACCGGCATGGTTGTCTGTCTACCCAGATCCTCAAAGTGTCCACATACCAAGTGCCGCATCCACTCGAATCCTGTGTCCTGGGAGTCGGTGAGGTCTTTGCCTACTGCCAACGGAGGAAAACTCTTCAGCGATTTGAGCTTCCCCAG GACACAGACGGTCTCCCCAGTCAACAGGTGGTCCAGCTCAAACCAGAGCAGGAAGTGAGGGGTCACCCTCTGGGCCCCGCCTCCCTCATGCTGTCTCCTCATCAGTTATGGCTGGCTTCTGCGGGGCGAGACGGCCTCCTACTTGTCCGAGAAACTGCTCACATG GAGCGGTTCATTGAAGTGCATTGTCATTCGCACCGCCTGGGTGGAGTTCGGAGCGTGTCCTTTTCTGCCGACAGCCAGACGCTCGTCACTGCTGGCTTTAAAGATGGCTCTCTTGTGTGCACTGATCTCAG AATTAAAGGTGCGAATGCTGGTAAGGTGAATGAAGCTACTAAGTACAGTCAGTCTATGAAGGATTTCCTGAAGAACATATTCTATACTGAGAATCCCGTCCTCATTGATTCGCCCGAGTGGGGCCAAGGGTCTCCTGCTGGCTCAGAGAAAAGTGAG GTCAGTGGTGGAGCAGATGCTGTGGAGGTGACCGAGCAGGATGAGAGTTATAACAGCCAGCTGTCTGCCCCACCTCCCCCCGCCACCTGGTTGGAGAGCAGGCGAGAGGCG ATAATAAAAGAAGACAATGAGCAATATTCTGAGACAAAGAAAAACCTGAGGAAGACAATCAAAGAGTTCCGTGACAAT ATCCAAGAGATGATGCGTGAAAATGAGAACCTCCCAGATATCGATCGCCTGGAACAACAAGAGTTCAACCTGGACGTGGAGGAGCAGAGCCGACTGGAGGCCACGGTGGAGCAGGAAGTCGCTCGG GTGAGAGATGAAGTCGAGTGGGAGATTGTAGCAAAATGTTACCTCAGTGATGTCTTCAGAAGAGAATGCTGGGAATCCATGAAGGTCAAAGGCAAGGCCATTAAG GCGTTTCACTCCGAACAACAGGTGAACAACTATCCTCTGAAGGAGCGAACAgacaaggaggtggaggaccttCACAGGGTTCAGACCATCAGGAGCATCGAAAAGGCCGCTTGCACC CAGAGCAGGCTGAAGAAAAGCTCAAACACGGGCgtgaaggaggaagagcaggaggaggaaggccacGTCGCAGAGAGCGCGGCTCTCACGGGAAGTTTCTCCGCTGTGTTAGGATGTTCAAATCCTTACCTCTACGATCAGTTCCATCTGCAAACCACCGAACAGAGAATCAACCAGATGATTCTGCTACAG GATGTGATTCATTGCATCAAGACGGCTTTCAACGCGGACTTTGAGGTTGTTTACAAGCGAAAGGTGCAGGAGCTGCAGCGTCTGAAGGACAGGAACCGACACATCCAGGGCATCATGCTGGAGCTGGGCGTCGAGGAGAAGCTGTGGGAGCCCGGCCTGAGCACCAGCGAGCAGCCGGAGAGGCTGCTCACCGTGGACGACTCCGAG ATAAAAGCAGAAAAGTACCTCACCCCGgaacagatggaggaggaggagaggaagaagttgGAAGAGCAAAAACATTTGGCTGCCAAA GGCAATAATGTCAGAGACAGGGCTCTGGATGACATGATGGATGGAGTGCTTGAAGTGAAAAAAGAGAACATCTTGAAAATG GAAATACCTCCGCCTGAGTTTGTTTTGACCAAACCCGGCATTCAGCgcagcgaggaggagaagaaagtctTTGCAGAGTATGAAAAGAAAGCCAAAGACCTCagtgaggagaaggagaaatacAAAAAG TCAatggaaaatgaaatgaaaaaacaacacacatccACCAGGGATGCAACCGCGAGGTTTGATGAAACTTTGGCAACGCTGTTTGAGAAGaaattaaaaagtgaaatggCTATTTATCAG GAAGAGCTCAAGATCACTTATCTTGCGTATTCGATCCTCGCCGAAGACGAGATGAGAAATCGAGAGCTGCGGTTCAAGCTCCAACTTGAGAAAACGTTGGCATACAAG GATGAAATTAGGGACGAGGtcaagagacatgaagaagaactGAAATTGTTTCAAGAGTCCTATGACAACACTGTAGCTGAGGACAAA GTTCTCGACAAAGAATTCAGGAAGGGGTTCTGTGATGTGCGAAGCCAAGTGGTCGACCACCTTTATAAATTATTTAAGTCCAGACCCAG AGTTCAAAAGATGAGAACCCAGACCGACAACAGCTCCAAGCAGTGTAAAGTGCAGCGTCCGTGCGGCTCTCTGGCTCCCGATGCACTCGTCAAAATGCTGAAGGCTATGGTGGAGCTGGACGCTCCGGAGAATACACCAGAAGGCGCGAGCCCACAAATCTGGGAGAAGTTTTGTCTGGTCCGAAGAGCAAAAGTAGAGAGTGAGCATAAG GTAAAAGTTAAAGATTTGACTCTCGCTGAGATGCACGCCTTCCTTcagaagaggagagatgaggataGCGCCGCTCAACAGGAAATTAAAAATCTCTCCGCCGGACTTGAAAG TCTGCATAAGGAGAAGAACCTCTTCCTGTCGGACATCATGGTCCAGATCTTACTCAAACAGGGGCAGGTGGAGGTGTTTACCACGGACCTGACTGTGGACTACACTGACTCCGTTCTTTCCGACAGGATTGAGGTGGAGAACCTCAACACAACCATCAGG ACACTGGGAGAGCAGAAGATAGACATCATGGTGAAGTGCAAAGACTTCCGTCAGGGCATCACCCAGCTGCTGTGGGAGCACAAGATGATGGAGATGCAGATAGAGGACCTCAACACCAAGGCGAGAGACATCCAGAGGTTACGGCTCTCTGAGGAGCAACGGGAT tACCTCAACAACACGGATCGAGACAAGCCGGTGTTCCAGCAAACTTCCATTCTGGAAAAAACTCTAATTTTTCAGGAAAAG ACTCATCTCCAAAGCGTGGAGCAGCGCGCAAAACGGATCGAGCAGCTGAACCGGCAGGCGGCCGAGAAGGCCGAGAAGAGCGCCGCTCTGGAGCGGCGGCTGCCCGAGCTGCGGGTGGCGGCGGCGGAGAGGACCCACGCCTGCGAGGCGTTAG ATTCAGAGACGAAGCTGGCGGACGACACGGAGGAGCGCTACCGGGTCATCGTTGAGACGAAGCACTTGGAGGAGCTGGCCAGAGCGCAGGGGGACGAACTGACTTCCCTCTGGGCCGAGGTCGAgcgtctgaggaagaggagcttccCTTCGATGGATCAGCTGAAATACAACTGA
- the cfap43 gene encoding cilia- and flagella-associated protein 43 isoform X1, translated as MDGSLDVRWIRGITNKSIEFVDNNTVCYRCGKNICFLNLETKQQRMLQSPGRGVGALTADGKTGTVAFSEEKLSPSIFVYIFPELQLKNELKGAAQLDFTSLTFSSGGTYLGCCSSLPDHTITVWNWESAEPICTQPHAGQDVISLVFNPLNWLQLCALGNTSLTVWNIEKSASFYVLKPSVIELPATDGSFVGKLETYCHTVSDKMPYFDLEMPPSAICGLMGDMAESCVTKLCTKARLTPSAICWMPASMLYVGCAEGFLLLVDPESRSVSVILNPTTGDSIPELQHSNFQGLTLNQKSLITIGKESVVHCVQIKTTQINITQTWQLEGPVTTVKSSPDYETLLFSSDTGQMYVVDPTRSYEVVKLQEVLSGNFVAAASSHTGTNICVSVKDSGVLQLWSADGVCLGSLSLKAEVTSLACCPIAQYAAVGTASGNVLFVDLNGEGRPRLVHRVHLYHTPVDHLVFDQEGYYLLTGASDPYIYVLDAKPSKMFSVIGYTVVPGPILSLSTQCIRDSKQVKVLALCTGQELTVLSLPTGDLSGSDCVDRHGCLSTQILKVSTYQVPHPLESCVLGVGEVFAYCQRRKTLQRFELPQDTDGLPSQQVVQLKPEQEVRGHPLGPASLMLSPHQLWLASAGRDGLLLVRETAHMERFIEVHCHSHRLGGVRSVSFSADSQTLVTAGFKDGSLVCTDLRIKGANAGKVNEATKYSQSMKDFLKNIFYTENPVLIDSPEWGQGSPAGSEKSEVSGGADAVEVTEQDESYNSQLSAPPPPATWLESRREAIIKEDNEQYSETKKNLRKTIKEFRDNIQEMMRENENLPDIDRLEQQEFNLDVEEQSRLEATVEQEVARVRDEVEWEIVAKCYLSDVFRRECWESMKVKGKAIKAFHSEQQVNNYPLKERTDKEVEDLHRVQTIRSIEKAACTSRLKKSSNTGVKEEEQEEEGHVAESAALTGSFSAVLGCSNPYLYDQFHLQTTEQRINQMILLQDVIHCIKTAFNADFEVVYKRKVQELQRLKDRNRHIQGIMLELGVEEKLWEPGLSTSEQPERLLTVDDSEIKAEKYLTPEQMEEEERKKLEEQKHLAAKGNNVRDRALDDMMDGVLEVKKENILKMEIPPPEFVLTKPGIQRSEEEKKVFAEYEKKAKDLSEEKEKYKKSMENEMKKQHTSTRDATARFDETLATLFEKKLKSEMAIYQEELKITYLAYSILAEDEMRNRELRFKLQLEKTLAYKDEIRDEVKRHEEELKLFQESYDNTVAEDKVLDKEFRKGFCDVRSQVVDHLYKLFKSRPRVQKMRTQTDNSSKQCKVQRPCGSLAPDALVKMLKAMVELDAPENTPEGASPQIWEKFCLVRRAKVESEHKVKVKDLTLAEMHAFLQKRRDEDSAAQQEIKNLSAGLESLHKEKNLFLSDIMVQILLKQGQVEVFTTDLTVDYTDSVLSDRIEVENLNTTIRTLGEQKIDIMVKCKDFRQGITQLLWEHKMMEMQIEDLNTKARDIQRLRLSEEQRDYLNNTDRDKPVFQQTSILEKTLIFQEKTHLQSVEQRAKRIEQLNRQAAEKAEKSAALERRLPELRVAAAERTHACEALGNTTRRWAAKGDFNLVF; from the exons ATGGACGGCAGTTTAGATGTCAG gtggatACGAGGTATTACAAACAAGAGCATCgagtttgttgacaataacaCAGTATGCTACAGATGTGGAAAGAACATCTGTTTCCTCAACCTGGAGACCAAACAGCAACGGATGCTCCAGAGTCCCGGAAGAGGAGTCGGTGCATTGACAGCCGACGGCAAAACTGGGACTGTTGCTTTCTCCGAGGAAAAGCTGTCCCCATCTATATTTGTGTACATTTTCCCTGAGTTACAGTTGAAGAATGAACTAAAAG GTGCAGCACAACTGGACTTCACATCTCTTACATTCAGTTCTGGTGGTACTTATCTGGGCTGTTGTTCATCCCTGCCAGATCACACCATAACAGTATG GAACTGGGAAAGCGCTGAGCCAATTTGTACACAACCCCACGCTGGGCAGGATGTCATTTCTTTGGTGTTCAACCCTCTGAATTGGCTCCAGCTCTGTGCTTTGGGCAACACGTCCCTCACTGTCTGGAATATTGAGAAGAGTGCCAGCTTTTATGTCCTGAAGCCAAG TGTGATCGAGCTTCCAGCAACTGATGGTTCCTTTGTTGGGAAATTGGAAACCTACTGTCATACTGTCAGCGACAAAATGCCCTATTTTGATCTTGAGATGCCTCCATCAGCCATCTGCGGGCTCATGGGAGACATGGCCGAAAGCTGTGTG ACTAAACTCTGCACCAAAGCCAGATTAACTCCGAGTGCCATCTGCTGGATGCCCGCATCCATGCTTTATGTGGGCTGTGCGGAAGGCTTTCTGCTCCTGGTGGACCCAGAGAGCCGCTCTGTCTCAGTCATCCTGAACCCcacaa CTGGCGATTCCATTCCCGAACTCCAACATAGCAACTTTCAAGGTTTAACCCTCAACCAGAAGAGTTTGATCACTATAGGAAAG GAGAGTGTGGTGCACTGTGTGCAAATCAAAACAACTCAGATCAACATCACACAAACGTGGCAATTAGAAGGACCTGTCACAACTGTGAAGTCCTCCCCTGACTATGAAACATTACTTTTTTCGTCTGATACA GGTCAAATGTATGTGGTGGACCCAACCCGGTCGTATGAAGTCGTGAAGCTCCAGGAAGTTCTCAGCGGCAACTTTGTGGCAGCAGCTTCGTCCCATACTGGCACGAACATCTGTGTG TCGGTGAAGGATTCTGGAGTACTGCAGCTGTGGTCTGCAGATGGCGTGTGTCTTGGTTCCCTGTCTCTTAAAGCTGAG GTGACCAGTCTGGCCTGTTGTCCTATTGCGCAATACGCAGCCGTTGGAACGGCTTCAGGAAACGTCCTCTTCGTTGACCTGAACGGGGAGGGGCGTCCTCGCCTGGTGCATCGGGTTCATCTCTACCACACGCCAGTGGATCACCTGGT TTTTGATCAAGAGGGGTACTACCTTCTCACAGGCGCCTCGGATCCATATATCTATGTACTAGATGCAAAGCCATCGAAGATGTTTTCAGTCATAGGATACACAG TTGTTCCCGGACCCATTTTGTCACTTTCCACTCAGTGCATTAGGGACAGTAAGCAGGTGAAAGTGCTTGCACTGTGCACTGGACAGGAGCTCACAGTGCTCTCTTTGCCTACCGGGGACTTATCAG GTTCAGATTGTGTAGACCGGCATGGTTGTCTGTCTACCCAGATCCTCAAAGTGTCCACATACCAAGTGCCGCATCCACTCGAATCCTGTGTCCTGGGAGTCGGTGAGGTCTTTGCCTACTGCCAACGGAGGAAAACTCTTCAGCGATTTGAGCTTCCCCAG GACACAGACGGTCTCCCCAGTCAACAGGTGGTCCAGCTCAAACCAGAGCAGGAAGTGAGGGGTCACCCTCTGGGCCCCGCCTCCCTCATGCTGTCTCCTCATCAGTTATGGCTGGCTTCTGCGGGGCGAGACGGCCTCCTACTTGTCCGAGAAACTGCTCACATG GAGCGGTTCATTGAAGTGCATTGTCATTCGCACCGCCTGGGTGGAGTTCGGAGCGTGTCCTTTTCTGCCGACAGCCAGACGCTCGTCACTGCTGGCTTTAAAGATGGCTCTCTTGTGTGCACTGATCTCAG AATTAAAGGTGCGAATGCTGGTAAGGTGAATGAAGCTACTAAGTACAGTCAGTCTATGAAGGATTTCCTGAAGAACATATTCTATACTGAGAATCCCGTCCTCATTGATTCGCCCGAGTGGGGCCAAGGGTCTCCTGCTGGCTCAGAGAAAAGTGAG GTCAGTGGTGGAGCAGATGCTGTGGAGGTGACCGAGCAGGATGAGAGTTATAACAGCCAGCTGTCTGCCCCACCTCCCCCCGCCACCTGGTTGGAGAGCAGGCGAGAGGCG ATAATAAAAGAAGACAATGAGCAATATTCTGAGACAAAGAAAAACCTGAGGAAGACAATCAAAGAGTTCCGTGACAAT ATCCAAGAGATGATGCGTGAAAATGAGAACCTCCCAGATATCGATCGCCTGGAACAACAAGAGTTCAACCTGGACGTGGAGGAGCAGAGCCGACTGGAGGCCACGGTGGAGCAGGAAGTCGCTCGG GTGAGAGATGAAGTCGAGTGGGAGATTGTAGCAAAATGTTACCTCAGTGATGTCTTCAGAAGAGAATGCTGGGAATCCATGAAGGTCAAAGGCAAGGCCATTAAG GCGTTTCACTCCGAACAACAGGTGAACAACTATCCTCTGAAGGAGCGAACAgacaaggaggtggaggaccttCACAGGGTTCAGACCATCAGGAGCATCGAAAAGGCCGCTTGCACC AGCAGGCTGAAGAAAAGCTCAAACACGGGCgtgaaggaggaagagcaggaggaggaaggccacGTCGCAGAGAGCGCGGCTCTCACGGGAAGTTTCTCCGCTGTGTTAGGATGTTCAAATCCTTACCTCTACGATCAGTTCCATCTGCAAACCACCGAACAGAGAATCAACCAGATGATTCTGCTACAG GATGTGATTCATTGCATCAAGACGGCTTTCAACGCGGACTTTGAGGTTGTTTACAAGCGAAAGGTGCAGGAGCTGCAGCGTCTGAAGGACAGGAACCGACACATCCAGGGCATCATGCTGGAGCTGGGCGTCGAGGAGAAGCTGTGGGAGCCCGGCCTGAGCACCAGCGAGCAGCCGGAGAGGCTGCTCACCGTGGACGACTCCGAG ATAAAAGCAGAAAAGTACCTCACCCCGgaacagatggaggaggaggagaggaagaagttgGAAGAGCAAAAACATTTGGCTGCCAAA GGCAATAATGTCAGAGACAGGGCTCTGGATGACATGATGGATGGAGTGCTTGAAGTGAAAAAAGAGAACATCTTGAAAATG GAAATACCTCCGCCTGAGTTTGTTTTGACCAAACCCGGCATTCAGCgcagcgaggaggagaagaaagtctTTGCAGAGTATGAAAAGAAAGCCAAAGACCTCagtgaggagaaggagaaatacAAAAAG TCAatggaaaatgaaatgaaaaaacaacacacatccACCAGGGATGCAACCGCGAGGTTTGATGAAACTTTGGCAACGCTGTTTGAGAAGaaattaaaaagtgaaatggCTATTTATCAG GAAGAGCTCAAGATCACTTATCTTGCGTATTCGATCCTCGCCGAAGACGAGATGAGAAATCGAGAGCTGCGGTTCAAGCTCCAACTTGAGAAAACGTTGGCATACAAG GATGAAATTAGGGACGAGGtcaagagacatgaagaagaactGAAATTGTTTCAAGAGTCCTATGACAACACTGTAGCTGAGGACAAA GTTCTCGACAAAGAATTCAGGAAGGGGTTCTGTGATGTGCGAAGCCAAGTGGTCGACCACCTTTATAAATTATTTAAGTCCAGACCCAG AGTTCAAAAGATGAGAACCCAGACCGACAACAGCTCCAAGCAGTGTAAAGTGCAGCGTCCGTGCGGCTCTCTGGCTCCCGATGCACTCGTCAAAATGCTGAAGGCTATGGTGGAGCTGGACGCTCCGGAGAATACACCAGAAGGCGCGAGCCCACAAATCTGGGAGAAGTTTTGTCTGGTCCGAAGAGCAAAAGTAGAGAGTGAGCATAAG GTAAAAGTTAAAGATTTGACTCTCGCTGAGATGCACGCCTTCCTTcagaagaggagagatgaggataGCGCCGCTCAACAGGAAATTAAAAATCTCTCCGCCGGACTTGAAAG TCTGCATAAGGAGAAGAACCTCTTCCTGTCGGACATCATGGTCCAGATCTTACTCAAACAGGGGCAGGTGGAGGTGTTTACCACGGACCTGACTGTGGACTACACTGACTCCGTTCTTTCCGACAGGATTGAGGTGGAGAACCTCAACACAACCATCAGG ACACTGGGAGAGCAGAAGATAGACATCATGGTGAAGTGCAAAGACTTCCGTCAGGGCATCACCCAGCTGCTGTGGGAGCACAAGATGATGGAGATGCAGATAGAGGACCTCAACACCAAGGCGAGAGACATCCAGAGGTTACGGCTCTCTGAGGAGCAACGGGAT tACCTCAACAACACGGATCGAGACAAGCCGGTGTTCCAGCAAACTTCCATTCTGGAAAAAACTCTAATTTTTCAGGAAAAG ACTCATCTCCAAAGCGTGGAGCAGCGCGCAAAACGGATCGAGCAGCTGAACCGGCAGGCGGCCGAGAAGGCCGAGAAGAGCGCCGCTCTGGAGCGGCGGCTGCCCGAGCTGCGGGTGGCGGCGGCGGAGAGGACCCACGCCTGCGAGGCGTTAGGTAACACGACGAGAAGGTGGGCCGCGAAGGGAGATTTTAATCTGGTCTTCTGA